The Campylobacter sp. genome contains the following window.
GTGAAATAAATACGATAGCCCAAAGCACTCGGGCGATAAAGTTAATCAAATACGCCCTAAATACCTTGCTAGCGGAGATATCCGAGATCATTTTGGTTGCCGAGAGTTTAAAAATCATCGAAGCGAAAATTATGGCAACAATTACGGCGGCAACGCCTAAAAATTTGCTTATTTCAACGTCATGCCAAAACTCGCAACAAACCCAAATGATCAGATAAGTGCAGATTGCCAAAACGCTAGAGGTTATGCCGCGAAATTTTATGGCGTTTAAAATTTTAGGGTTCATAAAGTTGTGCCTTTGGAATTTTAAAATCTATGGCGGATTATACTTGCATGGTTTGAAATTTAGATAAATTTTAGGGCGCGAGTGGAATTTTGAATAGAGCAAAATTTGAATTAAATTTAATCTTTTGGTTTTGAACGAGGATTGTTTCAGGCAAATGGGCACTAGAAGCTGAATTTTAAAAATATGTGCGCATTTATGAAAAAGCGAGTATTCAAGCTAAAATTGAAATTTTGCCAGGAAAGATTGTCGTAGTACAATGCGTAAATCGCGACGAGTTAAAAGCGCAACCTACGCGCGGCAACTACAAAGTTCGCGAAAGTTCTCACATAGCGTAATCCGGCTTTTAAATTTAAAAGCCGGGGTAAAATTTAGAGTAAAATTAAACTATTTTACCTCAAAAGCAAAGGACGCGATGATCGTCTCTTCGTCGCATTTCTTTGGATCCGAAAATGCGAGTTTATTTCTTGCTTTTAGTATCCAAGGACCCGGCTTTAGCGCCATTACCTCGATTTCGCCCTTATCGTCGGTCATACCATAAAATGCGCTCATATCTTCCAGAAATCCATCCGGCGCACCTTCAACCGCGGCATTTGCAAGCGGCTTGCCTTCAAATAGCACTTTAATTTTAAACGGCTTATTGGCTTTGAAATTTACCGGATTTTCTAAAGGTACGAGCTCGAGTCGCTCGCCCACGGGCTTAGTTATGAGATCGCCTGCTTGTGTGTTGATTACGCCCTTTGCGAGCATAGTGGCGCGACGGCAAAATTTAGCGTCTTTAATCGTATCTTTCGTGCCGCCCATATGCCATTTGCCGCTTTTATCCTCGGTCCAAAAGGTCGGTTTATATTGCCCGGTAATGATATAGACGCCTTCCGGCTGCTTTTCGCCCTCAAATTTATAGTTTTCGCTCGTGCGCTTTAGCTCGATTTTTTTGCCGTTTTTATCTATGACTACGGGGATTTCAAAATTATTCTCCCTCTGCTTATCGATCGGCTCGCACGTGGCAAATCCATCTCCAAATCCGATCTGAACCCTCAGTTTGTCGTCATTTTGACCCGCAAGCCAAAAATCATGCGCGCCAGCTACGCTAAATGCACCTAAAACTGCCAATACAGCTAAACTTTTCCTCATTTTTCATCCTTTCTTTTAGTAAAATTTACTAAATTTAAAAACTATATCTTACGCCGACGCCGAGCGTTCTGCCTTTGCCATAGGTGATCAAGACATTACTCGCTCTGTCGCGTATGTGCGAGAAGTACTCTTTGTCGGTCAAATTTTTGACGTAAAAATACACGTCAAAGCCATCTTTTAGATAGCCTACTTTTGCATCCGCCGTAAAATAGCTCTTTTGGGCTAGCTTATTTTGAGCATCGAAGTAGGTCTTGCCTATCATATTTCCGTCCAGTCTTGTATAAATTCCCATCGGAGCGTAGTATGACGCGCCCAAAGAGAGCTTATACTCGGGGTTTTTCTCGATTTTATTGCCTTTATTGTTCGTGCCGTCTTTGTTGATGTAATCTCCGTATTTGGTCTTTAGCAGACTCGCGGCTAAATTTATATCAAGCTCTTTGCTTGCTTTTGCGACGCCTTCAAATTCCACGCCCATAGATTTTGATTTATCAGCGTTTGCGGTCGAGTAGATGTTGGGGTTATTGGGGTCGGTATAAAATATATGCGTGCCCTTGATGTCCATATAAAATAGCGCGGTAGAAAATCTAAAGCTCTCATACGAACCCTTTACACCGATCTCGTAGTCATCGCTCGTCTGTGCGTCAAATTTATTATCCTCCCTGCTGCCGCCAGTGGTGTAGAAATTAAAGCCGCCGGCTAGATAGCCCTTTGAATACATCGCGTAAATATTTAGCTCGTCGGTGATATCGTATCCAAGTGCGATTTTTGGCAAAAACGTCCTAAATGTCGCTTTTTCGTCCATCGAAAACGCGGGCGCACCGGGATTGTGTCCCAGCTCGTATGAAAAGTAATCGACCTTTGTGTGTTTTCTGATCTGCTGATACCTGCCGCCAAGCGTAGCATCAAATTTGCTCGTGATCGGATAGATGATCTGACCGAATACCGATGCTGTCTGCGCGCGATTGACCGAAGGCCAATCCTCGACTATCGTCCTACCGCCGTCGCCGTATTGGTCGCCGATCGGGCCGAAGACTTGCTTTTCGTTTTCGTAATAAAGTCCACCAACCCATTTGAAGCTTTGCTCGCCTACGCTACTAAATCTAAGTTCCTCGGAGAAGGTATCATTTTTAGAATTTAAAAATGTAATTAGCCCGTAGTGATCGGGGTCGAGATAGGTTATTTTACTACCGAAATCCTCGTCGTAAAGCCCGTCTTTTTTGGCTCTACGAAAGGTCGTAGCCGAGGTCGCGTCAAATTTGTCAAATTCATATTTTAGATCTAACGCTCCCGAGCTAGAGGTTTGCTTTACGCGGGCGGGAGTTTCTAAGTTTATATGCTTGGCTTCGCTTTTTGAGATATTGCCAAATCTCGATTTTGGGATAAAAAGCTCGTCGAGCGAGTC
Protein-coding sequences here:
- a CDS encoding DUF4198 domain-containing protein, translating into MRKSLAVLAVLGAFSVAGAHDFWLAGQNDDKLRVQIGFGDGFATCEPIDKQRENNFEIPVVIDKNGKKIELKRTSENYKFEGEKQPEGVYIITGQYKPTFWTEDKSGKWHMGGTKDTIKDAKFCRRATMLAKGVINTQAGDLITKPVGERLELVPLENPVNFKANKPFKIKVLFEGKPLANAAVEGAPDGFLEDMSAFYGMTDDKGEIEVMALKPGPWILKARNKLAFSDPKKCDEETIIASFAFEVK
- a CDS encoding TonB-dependent receptor, with amino-acid sequence MSAANPAIADEQTKQSVNLGEVEVTANKISENLKDVPQSISVVSDTELQEREVKNVEELVKTMPNITGVGGMYEGISTRGLNPSIYTSSNPVTVYVGGVAQSNKDAAYIPVTNIDHVEVLRGPSSAIYGKDSIGGIINIVLKEPTNEWSGSVGAEYGSHKYMLGLFETSGALIDDKLFLGLNGSASKEDGWIINDLNGDKANDKKNYNFGLNLKIVPTDRFTIKIYGDLFHRQDDSLDELFIPKSRFGNISKSEAKHINLETPARVKQTSSSGALDLKYEFDKFDATSATTFRRAKKDGLYDEDFGSKITYLDPDHYGLITFLNSKNDTFSEELRFSSVGEQSFKWVGGLYYENEKQVFGPIGDQYGDGGRTIVEDWPSVNRAQTASVFGQIIYPITSKFDATLGGRYQQIRKHTKVDYFSYELGHNPGAPAFSMDEKATFRTFLPKIALGYDITDELNIYAMYSKGYLAGGFNFYTTGGSREDNKFDAQTSDDYEIGVKGSYESFRFSTALFYMDIKGTHIFYTDPNNPNIYSTANADKSKSMGVEFEGVAKASKELDINLAASLLKTKYGDYINKDGTNNKGNKIEKNPEYKLSLGASYYAPMGIYTRLDGNMIGKTYFDAQNKLAQKSYFTADAKVGYLKDGFDVYFYVKNLTDKEYFSHIRDRASNVLITYGKGRTLGVGVRYSF